The Roseimicrobium gellanilyticum DNA segment CATGGTCGGCACACGCTGGTTTTTCATTTCCGGAGAAAGCTGGTGGTAGGCGCTTACAGCTCCCGGAATGTCGTTGCCCTTGATGAGGCTGACCATGTCGGCCAGCTTCTCGAATTCGTTGAGATCAGCATCAGGGGCCAAGTTCGTATGCTCCTTGTCGAGTGTCAGCAAGATCGGAAGCGCCATCTGCCGTAGCTCCTCCACTATGCTAAATCCAGACGCGTGAAGAAAGATATCGGAGATCCCCAGCTTCCCATTCGGTCCGGGAGTTACGAGGAGGTCTACCAAATTGACCCTGGCATTCTGCTCAAACACAAGACGGTAGCGCAGCCAGATCTTGCCATTGTGCAGGACCAAATGCTTGTACTTGGCCTCGCTTTCAGCCCAATTTCTGGAGATGGACTCGAATCTGCTTTGGAATCTGGCTTGCATGCCTGACCTGAGTTCCAGGTGCTTGGAGGCAGAGACGTTAAAGCCCTCCAGAGTTTCATCCATGAATCCGGGCAGGTTGAAAGCGGCGTAGATCCTCGAGGCATCCCTGGCGAGCAAATCTGCTTCAAACAACCTTCCGAAAGCCTCCAGTTCCATACGCTTACGCTCAGGCACGTCGCTGAGCTTTGCATACGTGGGCGCCGCTCTGAGGTTCTTTTGCGATGTGTCGTCCTTCTGCGCCTCTATTGAGGTGCAGATCATCAGGGCTATTAGCCCGGGCAGAAGCGAAAGCAGAAAGGTTGAAGGATGCGCATAGGGACGTTCCCAGAATGTTGGAAATCACCCTGAATGTCATCTGCGCGTTGTCCAGAAACGATCTTGCGACACCGGATTTCAGAACGCCCGCTGGTATTGCTCCGGCACGGGGAACTTCTGACCCAGCTCACGCGCCGCGTGCAGTGGCCAGTAGGGATCACGCAGAAGCTGGCGAGCGAGGAAGACCATGTCCGCTTTGCCGGTTCGGATGATCTCGTCAGCCTGTTGCGCGCCCGTGATCATGCCGACCGCGGCAGTGGGGATGCCTGCTTCGCTGCGAATGCGATCGGCAAAGGGAACCTGATATCCGGGTGCGGTGGGCACCTTGGCATCGGGCACCGTTCCGCCTGTGGAGCAGTCCATCATATCGACGCCCAGCGGCTTCAGCATCCTGGCGAGTTCCACGGAGTTGTCCCCATCCCATCCACCTTCGACCCAGTCGGTGGCCGAGATGCGCACGAGAAGAGGGAGACGCTCCGGCCAGACTTCACGCACCGCAGTCACTGTCTCCAGAAGGGCACGGGTGCGATTCTCAAAGGAACCGCCATAACCATCCGTGCGCAGGTTGGTCAGGGGCGAAAGGAACTCGTGGAGCAGGTAGCCGTGCGCGGCATGGATCTCCACCACACGCGCCCCGGATTCGAGGGCACGACGTGCCGCATCGGCATAGGCCTGTACTACCCGCTGGATGCCGGCGAGATCCAACTCGGTAGGGACGAGACCTTGCGGCTCGAAAGGGACCGCACTGGGGGCATAGATGGGTCTCCATCCGCCTTCCTCTTCTGGGACATATTCGCGTCCCTTCCAAGGCGCAGCGGTACTCGCTTTCCTGCCCGCGTGCGCGAGCTGCATGGCGGGGACGCCACCGTG contains these protein-coding regions:
- a CDS encoding NADH:flavin oxidoreductase/NADH oxidase, coding for MASDLFSTLKLRDVTFRNRIGVSPMCQYSSEDGFANDWHLVHLGSRAVGGAALVMTEAAAVLPEGRISPQDLGIWKDAHIEMLQRIFRFVESHGGVPAMQLAHAGRKASTAAPWKGREYVPEEEGGWRPIYAPSAVPFEPQGLVPTELDLAGIQRVVQAYADAARRALESGARVVEIHAAHGYLLHEFLSPLTNLRTDGYGGSFENRTRALLETVTAVREVWPERLPLLVRISATDWVEGGWDGDNSVELARMLKPLGVDMMDCSTGGTVPDAKVPTAPGYQVPFADRIRSEAGIPTAAVGMITGAQQADEIIRTGKADMVFLARQLLRDPYWPLHAARELGQKFPVPEQYQRAF